Proteins found in one Allorhizobium pseudoryzae genomic segment:
- a CDS encoding CopD family protein, giving the protein MLYFVIKGLHVASDIIWVGGMLINAFVIGMVPPPIRTGVISALRRYDRLVTTTALGGAWLFGLTLAFGYVGFSGGWLHLKLLIVVMLSALHGMQSAWLRRMEANPLIDPPAFVTKGMPIVLVSTVVVVLLAIIKPF; this is encoded by the coding sequence ATGTTGTATTTCGTCATCAAGGGCCTGCACGTCGCCTCCGACATCATCTGGGTCGGCGGCATGCTGATCAATGCCTTCGTCATCGGCATGGTGCCGCCGCCGATCCGCACCGGCGTCATCTCGGCGTTGCGCCGTTACGACCGGCTCGTCACCACCACGGCCCTCGGCGGCGCCTGGCTGTTCGGCCTCACCCTCGCGTTCGGGTATGTCGGCTTTTCAGGCGGCTGGCTGCACCTGAAGCTTCTGATCGTCGTCATGCTCTCGGCGCTGCACGGCATGCAGAGCGCCTGGCTGCGGCGCATGGAAGCCAACCCGCTCATCGATCCGCCGGCCTTCGTGACCAAGGGCATGCCGATCGTGCTCGTTTCCACGGTCGTCGTCGTACTGCTTGCGATCATCAAACCGTTCTGA
- a CDS encoding NAD(P)-dependent oxidoreductase: protein MAKVAFIGLGVMGFPMAGHLKTKGGHEVTVYNRTTAKAESWVEKFGGALGTTPAEAARDADFVFTCVGNDDDLRSVTTGPGGVLESMKPGAILIDNTTASAEVARELQEAAREKGVAFIDAPVSGGQAGAENGVLTVMCGGDEDTFAKAKPVINAYARMVGLMGAVGAGQLTKMINQICIAGLVQGLAEGIHFGKKAGLDIEKVVEVISKGAAGSWQMENRHKTMAKSQYEFGFAVDWMRKDLGIVLNEAKRNGATLPVTALVDQFYGEVQKLGGHRWDTSSLLARLEK, encoded by the coding sequence ATGGCGAAAGTTGCGTTTATCGGTCTCGGCGTCATGGGTTTCCCGATGGCCGGCCACCTAAAGACCAAGGGCGGGCACGAGGTGACGGTTTACAACCGCACGACCGCCAAGGCCGAAAGCTGGGTGGAAAAATTCGGCGGCGCGCTGGGCACGACACCGGCCGAAGCGGCGCGCGACGCCGATTTCGTCTTCACCTGCGTCGGCAATGACGACGACCTGCGCTCTGTCACCACCGGTCCCGGCGGCGTTCTGGAGAGCATGAAGCCTGGCGCCATTCTCATCGACAACACGACCGCCTCTGCCGAAGTCGCCCGCGAACTGCAGGAAGCCGCGAGAGAAAAGGGCGTTGCCTTCATCGATGCGCCGGTCTCTGGCGGCCAGGCGGGCGCCGAAAACGGCGTGCTCACCGTCATGTGCGGCGGCGATGAAGACACGTTTGCCAAGGCGAAACCGGTCATCAATGCCTATGCCCGCATGGTCGGCCTGATGGGAGCGGTCGGGGCCGGTCAGTTGACCAAGATGATCAACCAGATCTGCATCGCCGGCCTCGTCCAGGGGCTCGCCGAAGGCATCCATTTCGGCAAGAAGGCCGGCCTCGATATCGAGAAGGTCGTTGAGGTCATCTCCAAGGGCGCTGCCGGCTCCTGGCAGATGGAAAACCGCCACAAGACCATGGCAAAGAGCCAGTACGAATTCGGCTTTGCGGTGGACTGGATGCGCAAGGATCTCGGCATCGTGCTGAACGAAGCCAAGCGCAACGGCGCGACGCTGCCCGTCACCGCGCTGGTCGATCAGTTCTATGGCGAGGTTCAGAAGCTCGGCGGCCATCGCTGGGATACGTCATCGCTGCTCGCGCGGCTGGAAAAGTAA
- a CDS encoding Lrp/AsnC family transcriptional regulator: MDRLDRKILRILQEDSTLAVADLAKKVGLSTTPCWRRIQKMEEDGVIRRRVALLDPAKVNTKVTVFVSIRTNSHSIEWLKRFSEVIAEFPEVVEFYRMSGDVDYLLRVVVPDIAAYDAFYKRMIARIEIRDVSSAFAMEQIKYTTELPLDYMMLDNQKAGED, translated from the coding sequence ATGGACCGCCTCGACCGCAAGATCCTGCGCATTCTGCAGGAAGATTCCACGCTCGCCGTTGCCGATCTCGCCAAGAAGGTCGGGCTTTCCACCACTCCCTGCTGGCGGCGCATCCAGAAGATGGAAGAGGATGGCGTGATCCGCCGGCGGGTCGCCCTGCTCGATCCGGCGAAGGTCAACACGAAGGTGACGGTCTTCGTGTCGATCCGCACCAACAGCCATTCGATCGAGTGGCTGAAGCGGTTTTCCGAGGTGATCGCCGAATTTCCGGAAGTCGTCGAATTCTATCGCATGAGCGGTGACGTCGATTATCTGCTGCGTGTCGTGGTGCCGGACATTGCCGCCTATGACGCCTTCTACAAGCGGATGATCGCCCGCATCGAGATACGCGACGTCTCCTCGGCCTTTGCCATGGAGCAGATCAAATACACGACCGAGCTGCCGCTCGACTATATGATGCTCGACAACCAGAAGGCCGGCGAGGACTGA
- a CDS encoding uracil-DNA glycosylase family protein — protein MAESSDIDALAETIARCRVCRDAPLKGPERRLPHEPRPVVVLSPVARILIAGQAPGLRVHESGLPFNDASGDRLRAWLGVDRATFYDPSRFAIVPMGFCFPGYDASGHDLPPRAECAPLWRRGVIAAMPQIEMVLAIGQNAQAWHMPDRRHKTMTETVRDWRSSFLRNDGPRVMPLPHPSWRNSGWLKKNPWFEAELLPALRSYVDSGVR, from the coding sequence ATGGCGGAGAGCAGTGACATCGACGCACTCGCAGAGACGATTGCGCGCTGTCGTGTCTGTCGGGATGCGCCGCTCAAGGGGCCGGAGCGGCGTCTGCCGCATGAGCCGCGCCCGGTCGTCGTGCTGTCGCCCGTGGCGCGCATCCTGATTGCCGGGCAGGCACCGGGGCTGAGGGTGCACGAGAGCGGCCTTCCCTTCAACGATGCATCCGGCGACCGCTTGCGTGCCTGGCTGGGCGTCGATCGCGCGACCTTTTACGATCCGAGCCGGTTTGCCATCGTGCCGATGGGCTTCTGTTTTCCCGGATATGACGCAAGCGGCCACGATCTGCCGCCGCGCGCCGAATGCGCGCCGCTCTGGCGCCGAGGCGTGATCGCGGCCATGCCGCAGATCGAGATGGTGCTGGCGATCGGCCAGAATGCGCAGGCCTGGCACATGCCCGACCGGCGCCACAAGACGATGACGGAGACCGTGCGGGACTGGCGTTCGTCCTTCCTGCGCAATGACGGGCCGCGGGTCATGCCGCTGCCGCATCCCAGCTGGCGCAACAGCGGCTGGCTGAAGAAAAATCCCTGGTTCGAGGCAGAGTTGCTGCCGGCGCTCCGTTCCTATGTGGACAGCGGCGTTCGATGA
- a CDS encoding class I SAM-dependent DNA methyltransferase, whose translation MTKIDEEALAEAYNRALAHEKAGEIDAAVAAYHEVLEIDPEDHGGAAVRLASLGRGETPPRAPDAYVETLFDQHADSFEDILVEQLGYAVPVLVRQRLQELKLGPFQRMLDLGCGTGLTGGTLRDLVDDITGIDISENMVEIAHEKDLYETLYVAEVEDFLEDNDDEPFDLVTATDVLPYLGALEPLFFGTAENMVKGGLFIFSSETLPDDVMNGRPYMVGPHQRFAHAETYVRERLSDTGFDLVEITDINVRMQDGNPTPGHLVIARFRGA comes from the coding sequence ATGACCAAGATCGACGAAGAAGCCCTTGCGGAGGCCTATAACCGCGCGCTCGCCCACGAAAAGGCCGGCGAGATCGATGCCGCGGTCGCCGCCTATCACGAGGTGCTGGAGATCGACCCGGAAGACCACGGCGGTGCCGCCGTGCGGCTGGCCTCGCTCGGACGCGGCGAGACGCCACCGAGAGCGCCGGACGCCTATGTCGAAACCCTGTTCGACCAGCACGCCGACAGTTTCGAGGACATCCTGGTCGAGCAGCTGGGCTACGCGGTGCCCGTGCTGGTGCGCCAGCGCCTGCAGGAGCTGAAGCTCGGCCCCTTCCAGCGCATGCTCGATCTCGGCTGCGGCACGGGCCTGACCGGCGGCACGCTGCGCGACCTGGTGGACGACATCACCGGCATCGACATTTCCGAAAACATGGTCGAGATCGCCCACGAAAAGGATCTGTATGAGACCCTTTATGTGGCGGAAGTCGAGGATTTTCTCGAGGATAATGACGACGAGCCCTTCGATCTTGTCACCGCCACCGATGTCCTGCCCTATCTCGGCGCGCTGGAGCCGCTCTTCTTCGGCACGGCGGAAAACATGGTCAAAGGCGGCCTCTTCATCTTCTCGTCCGAAACCCTGCCCGACGACGTCATGAACGGCCGTCCTTATATGGTCGGCCCGCACCAGCGGTTTGCCCATGCCGAAACTTACGTGCGCGAGCGCCTGTCCGATACCGGCTTCGATCTCGTCGAAATCACCGACATCAATGTGCGCATGCAGGACGGCAACCCGACGCCGGGCCATCTGGTCATCGCCCGCTTCCGCGGCGCGTGA
- a CDS encoding DinB family protein has translation MTPHRYFLAQAYNNAWANHRLLTACRSLSVEELHARRTGFFPSIIHTLNHILTVDWFYVSAMEGRPIGLAAFEPDIPFADFADLEREQRAVDHRLIDHCRQLTAETLEREIEIPRRDHVQVERTDRIALHLFQHQVHHRGQVHAMLSGTSVAPPQLDEFFPGDPAEQALRRADFAQLGFSETQIWS, from the coding sequence ATGACACCGCACCGTTATTTTCTGGCCCAGGCCTATAACAATGCCTGGGCCAATCATCGTCTGCTCACCGCCTGTCGCAGCCTGTCGGTCGAGGAGCTGCACGCACGCCGCACGGGCTTTTTCCCGTCGATCATCCACACGCTGAACCATATCCTGACGGTCGACTGGTTTTACGTGAGCGCGATGGAAGGCCGGCCGATCGGTCTTGCGGCCTTTGAACCGGACATTCCCTTTGCAGACTTTGCCGATCTGGAACGCGAGCAGCGTGCCGTCGATCACCGCCTGATCGACCACTGTCGTCAGCTGACGGCCGAAACCCTGGAGCGGGAGATCGAGATCCCCCGCCGGGATCATGTGCAGGTCGAGCGCACCGATCGCATCGCGCTGCATCTCTTCCAGCACCAGGTCCATCATCGCGGCCAGGTGCATGCCATGCTGTCCGGCACCAGTGTGGCACCCCCGCAACTCGATGAATTCTTCCCCGGCGATCCGGCCGAACAGGCGCTGCGGCGCGCGGATTTCGCGCAACTCGGCTTTTCCGAAACCCAGATCTGGAGCTGA
- a CDS encoding methyl-accepting chemotaxis protein: protein MSYTSSSTQMENADMTEHTHEVLAKFSAMMGAMIDQETGMRGFLIAGDRKFLEPQIAGASAFKENLQAAQTLTADNPAQQTRLKELAALAETWTTKVVNAELELMKDPANLEKAHQIEISGVGKASMNGIRAKIKELSDVELALLSTRSAASDAAGEMARLSALVGGGAMLLVSGLGLLLLNVSLVRPLRNINAGMLSLARGQNHIEIPGRGRKDEIGEMAEAVEVFRQTAIKKIEADQQALEARSASEAERARNGEAARARAAEMEEATSGLAEGLRNLADGNLSYQLTRPFAQEFEGLRRDFNTAVAQLKDTLSLVANSTGSIDTGSRELSQSANDLSKRTEQQAASLEETAAALDQITANVSNASKRTDEERGVAIEANRAAQQSGQVVANAVDAMQRIEQSSSQISNIIGVIDEIAFQANLLALNAGVEAARAGEAGKGFAVVAQEVRELAQRSAQAAKEIKELIRTSADQVENGVKLVTATGDALKVIEGHVVAINSQLDAIATSAKEQSVGLSEVNTAVNQMDQVTQQNAAMVEEATAASTGLAGEAEKLRQLIARFQLQGATAVHAPMVAAATRHAAAPSPARRLVNKVARAMGGGGQAAESWEEF, encoded by the coding sequence ATGAGTTACACGTCCAGTTCCACCCAGATGGAAAACGCGGACATGACGGAGCACACCCATGAGGTGCTCGCCAAGTTTTCGGCGATGATGGGCGCCATGATCGATCAGGAAACCGGCATGCGCGGCTTTCTGATTGCGGGCGACAGGAAATTCCTCGAGCCACAGATCGCCGGTGCCAGCGCGTTCAAGGAAAATCTCCAGGCCGCCCAGACGCTGACGGCCGACAATCCCGCCCAGCAGACGCGCCTGAAGGAACTCGCCGCTCTTGCCGAGACCTGGACCACGAAGGTCGTCAACGCTGAACTCGAGCTGATGAAGGACCCGGCCAATCTCGAAAAGGCACACCAGATCGAAATCTCCGGCGTCGGCAAAGCCTCGATGAATGGCATCCGCGCCAAGATCAAGGAACTCTCGGACGTGGAACTGGCGCTTCTCAGCACCCGCTCCGCCGCCTCAGACGCCGCGGGAGAGATGGCGCGCCTGTCGGCGCTCGTCGGCGGCGGTGCCATGCTCTTGGTCTCCGGCCTTGGCCTGCTGCTCTTGAACGTCTCTCTGGTGCGCCCGCTGCGCAACATCAATGCCGGCATGCTCTCGCTTGCCAGGGGGCAGAACCATATCGAAATCCCGGGCCGCGGCCGCAAGGACGAGATCGGCGAGATGGCAGAGGCGGTCGAAGTCTTCCGCCAGACGGCAATCAAGAAGATCGAAGCAGACCAGCAGGCGCTGGAAGCCCGGTCCGCCTCGGAAGCCGAGCGAGCCCGCAACGGCGAAGCCGCCCGCGCCCGCGCCGCCGAAATGGAAGAAGCGACCTCCGGCCTTGCCGAAGGCCTGCGCAACCTGGCCGATGGCAATCTGTCCTACCAGCTGACGCGTCCCTTCGCCCAGGAATTCGAAGGCCTGCGCCGGGACTTCAACACGGCCGTCGCCCAGTTGAAGGACACGCTCTCGCTCGTCGCAAACTCCACCGGCTCGATCGACACCGGCTCGCGCGAGCTCAGCCAGAGCGCCAACGACCTGTCGAAGCGGACCGAACAGCAGGCCGCCTCGCTTGAAGAAACCGCAGCCGCACTCGACCAGATCACGGCGAACGTCTCGAATGCGTCGAAGCGCACCGACGAGGAGCGCGGTGTGGCGATCGAAGCGAACCGCGCCGCACAGCAGTCCGGCCAGGTCGTCGCCAATGCGGTCGATGCCATGCAGCGCATCGAGCAATCGTCGAGCCAGATCTCCAACATCATCGGCGTCATCGATGAGATTGCGTTCCAGGCCAACCTCCTGGCGCTGAACGCCGGTGTCGAGGCAGCCCGCGCCGGGGAAGCCGGCAAGGGGTTCGCGGTCGTCGCACAGGAAGTTCGTGAACTCGCCCAGCGCTCCGCCCAGGCCGCAAAGGAGATCAAGGAGCTGATCCGCACCTCGGCCGATCAGGTGGAAAACGGCGTCAAGCTGGTCACCGCCACCGGCGACGCCCTCAAGGTGATCGAAGGTCACGTCGTGGCGATCAACTCCCAGCTGGATGCGATCGCAACCTCCGCCAAGGAACAGTCGGTCGGCCTCTCCGAGGTCAACACGGCGGTCAACCAGATGGACCAGGTCACCCAGCAGAACGCCGCCATGGTGGAAGAGGCAACCGCTGCCAGCACCGGCCTTGCCGGCGAAGCGGAGAAGCTCCGCCAGTTGATCGCACGCTTCCAGCTGCAGGGCGCCACGGCCGTTCACGCGCCGATGGTCGCCGCCGCCACACGGCATGCAGCCGCCCCCTCGCCGGCACGCCGGTTGGTGAACAAGGTCGCCCGCGCCATGGGCGGCGGTGGCCAGGCCGCCGAAAGCTGGGAAGAATTCTGA